CGGGAACAAGATCTCCATGATTTTCCAGGAGCCGATGACCGCGATGAACCCCGTCTTCACGATTGGGGACCAGATTGCAGAGACCTTGGTGCTGCACCGAAAGGAGGAACTGTGTCGCAACGTCCTCGCATCCCTTGACCTCCAGCTGAATGCGCGATCGAAGAAGATCCGGGGGAAGCGCCTGAGAGTCGGCGACGTGAGGCAGGACCTTGATGAAGAGCTCGTGCGAATCGCCCACGAGGAGCAGGCGGGTCGCGCCAAGCCCTCAGGTCTCCCACAGTCCCGCGAGCAACACGGAAGCGTGGTCGAGATCGAACGGCGGGAGCGAGAGCTGGCCGAACAGCGGAGACGACTCGAGGGCTTCAAGGAGGACGACACGGTGTGCAGCGCGTGCTGGTCTCTGGCGCCCAACCTCTGGGATTGGTGCCCGTCCTGCGGCGCCCGCCTCACGTTCGACTGGCTCGCGCCGTTACGCGGTCGGGTGATGGCCGTTGAGAAGAGACTCTACCAACGCATGGTCACGAACAGCAAGGACCAGCTTGTCGATTTCGTCAACTCCTGGCGAATCCTGCGCCGTTTGGTCCGGACGCGCCTCCACGACGAAGGGGTCCGGTGGGCGGTGCGGATGCTCGACGAGGTAAAGATCCCCGAGCCCGTGCGCATCGCGGGGCAGTACCCCTTTGAACTCTCCGGCGGCATGCGCCAGCGATCCATGATCGCCATGATGTTGGCTTGCAACCCCATCCTCCTCATCGCGGACGAGCCCACAACCGCGCTGGACGTGACCGTCGAGGCTCAGATCCTGAAGCTCATGAAGGAACTGCAGGCCAAGACGAACATGGCCGTCCTCCTGATCACCCACGACCTTGGGATCGTGGCCGAGGTCTGCGACAAGGTGGGGGTCATG
This is a stretch of genomic DNA from Thermoplasmata archaeon. It encodes these proteins:
- a CDS encoding ABC transporter ATP-binding protein, which translates into the protein MKTYFHTYEGTVRALEGIDLVIRSGETVGLVGETGCGKSVTALSILRLIPSPPGTIEAGRVFLEEPEDVHRFREEYDGLARQRMTKNPGAGAISSAVIRENLQPEIDALRAKLSAAPSEPEKRLLEARLRGATSDFDILQKPVEDLRSIRGNKISMIFQEPMTAMNPVFTIGDQIAETLVLHRKEELCRNVLASLDLQLNARSKKIRGKRLRVGDVRQDLDEELVRIAHEEQAGRAKPSGLPQSREQHGSVVEIERRERELAEQRRRLEGFKEDDTVCSACWSLAPNLWDWCPSCGARLTFDWLAPLRGRVMAVEKRLYQRMVTNSKDQLVDFVNSWRILRRLVRTRLHDEGVRWAVRMLDEVKIPEPVRIAGQYPFELSGGMRQRSMIAMMLACNPILLIADEPTTALDVTVEAQILKLMKELQAKTNMAVLLITHDLGIVAEVCDKVGVMYAGSIAEFGTTEQVFHRMMHPYTNGLMQSIPRFKGTDSQARKRDLYIIHGTVPNLLHPPSGCRFHPRCSRATEVCAEKNPPLEELEPGHLVACHNPIRTEEGLP